A window of the Teredinibacter franksiae genome harbors these coding sequences:
- a CDS encoding F0F1 ATP synthase subunit epsilon has translation MALTIHCDIVSAEEEIFSGLVELLVAAGSEGDVGIGYGHAPLLTGLQPGPIQLKKQNGEEEIYYVSGGYLEVQPDSVTVLADTALRAGDMDEAAAAEAKREAEQALANLGDGMDYSKAAAQLAEAAAQLRTLRAIKKRTR, from the coding sequence ATGGCATTAACTATACATTGCGATATCGTCAGTGCTGAAGAGGAAATCTTTTCCGGTTTGGTCGAATTGCTTGTTGCTGCGGGTTCCGAAGGCGATGTGGGTATTGGCTATGGCCATGCCCCTCTGCTAACGGGTTTGCAGCCTGGGCCTATTCAACTGAAGAAGCAAAATGGCGAAGAGGAAATCTATTACGTTTCTGGTGGTTACCTAGAAGTACAGCCAGACTCCGTAACAGTTCTCGCTGACACGGCCCTGCGCGCGGGTGATATGGATGAAGCCGCTGCTGCAGAAGCCAAACGTGAAGCCGAACAAGCCCTCGCCAACTTAGGCGACGGTATGGACTACTCCAAAGCCGCTGCCCAACTTGCGGAAGCCGCCGCGCAACTGCGCACCCTGCGGGCAATTAAAAAACGCACGCGCTAA
- a CDS encoding RICIN domain-containing protein: MANSYELITPGTGYQGTLQQLKSRQGRFSWSPWAANYDFSGYEFFLDGNEADNWNDNYTEHMFAMIIWEPPVENVENIVFIAAGQQGLENIREAYPNIATGQKNNWHSNQGILNKWQRMPSKYNVPIVDNSIAGQIVADAELNNSGYFGFDSSNTFMALIFDSRVNNELSVTRKHGATENFIKWLGSRTTHWKNGAKGKTVYLAGTSRGGALAVHMAYAMQKSPLFTSKYQAANIIVASLDGVFNYKQDEMYNTDVKVSNPRSSSDHCYLTDFPYYFNQRTNINLLQIAGGKPVNGIVAVKQRCFAFSNYHSLNSSYKHHWVTRSHKEIGREYHDDTVGEQLRFLNQHTGIRNKTYEPPRGAIQFRHKSSGSFIYSSGADTGPVGHDNDPNSISHHKKYWRLQGVGNNQFVIKSEFDGSYLYATNTNGSKLRHRAGAIDPSLYFTKQSASNGFRLKHQQTGNCLYNHSDGFVRVWPCWNSENMIYQSNKALWSNVSVKTTYPGYSISNIIDGSNSTSLGGSNSWVNNKGSTLAEREITLEWDHDLYFSKVNIYTTIGYELQEYEILFHDGITWQSLYHLKNNTLATKRHVFPSIYKTRKLMIRPLRGSVRQPGYARINEIEVF, from the coding sequence ATGGCAAATTCATATGAATTAATTACGCCTGGTACCGGCTATCAAGGAACACTCCAACAACTTAAATCACGTCAGGGCCGCTTTAGCTGGTCACCCTGGGCGGCAAACTATGATTTTAGCGGCTATGAGTTTTTTTTGGATGGTAACGAAGCAGATAATTGGAACGACAACTATACAGAACATATGTTTGCAATGATCATCTGGGAGCCGCCTGTTGAGAATGTTGAAAACATTGTTTTTATTGCTGCTGGGCAACAGGGACTAGAAAACATTCGAGAGGCCTACCCCAATATCGCTACAGGTCAAAAAAACAATTGGCACAGCAATCAGGGTATTCTCAATAAGTGGCAAAGGATGCCAAGCAAATATAATGTCCCGATTGTAGACAATTCAATAGCTGGCCAAATAGTAGCGGATGCAGAATTAAATAACAGTGGATATTTTGGTTTTGACTCTTCAAATACTTTTATGGCGCTTATTTTTGATTCTCGCGTTAATAATGAACTATCCGTAACGCGCAAACACGGCGCAACTGAAAATTTTATCAAATGGTTGGGCTCTCGAACGACACATTGGAAAAATGGAGCAAAAGGCAAAACTGTCTATTTAGCGGGAACAAGTAGGGGCGGTGCACTCGCCGTACACATGGCATATGCGATGCAAAAATCCCCTCTTTTCACCTCGAAATACCAGGCTGCAAATATTATTGTCGCCTCATTAGACGGCGTGTTTAACTATAAACAAGACGAAATGTATAACACAGATGTTAAAGTGTCTAATCCTCGCTCGAGCAGTGACCATTGCTATTTAACGGATTTCCCGTACTACTTTAATCAGCGTACTAACATAAACCTGTTACAAATTGCCGGCGGTAAACCCGTAAATGGAATTGTAGCCGTTAAACAGCGGTGTTTCGCCTTTAGTAATTACCATTCGTTGAATAGCAGCTACAAACACCATTGGGTAACCCGTTCACACAAAGAAATTGGCCGAGAGTACCACGACGATACAGTCGGCGAACAACTTCGGTTTTTGAACCAGCACACAGGTATACGGAATAAGACCTACGAGCCACCACGCGGCGCTATTCAATTTCGACATAAGTCTAGCGGTAGCTTTATTTACTCCTCAGGTGCAGACACTGGGCCTGTAGGCCATGACAATGACCCCAACAGCATCTCACATCATAAAAAATATTGGCGACTTCAAGGGGTTGGAAACAACCAATTTGTGATAAAGAGCGAATTCGACGGATCTTATCTCTATGCAACAAACACCAATGGATCGAAATTACGCCATCGTGCAGGAGCAATCGATCCAAGCCTTTATTTTACCAAGCAGTCTGCCAGTAATGGCTTTCGTCTAAAGCACCAACAAACCGGTAATTGCTTATACAACCATAGCGACGGGTTTGTAAGGGTCTGGCCCTGCTGGAATAGCGAAAACATGATCTATCAAAGCAACAAAGCTTTGTGGTCAAACGTATCGGTTAAAACGACCTACCCCGGTTATTCCATTAGCAACATAATAGATGGTTCTAATAGCACCAGCTTGGGTGGATCAAACAGCTGGGTAAACAATAAGGGCAGCACCTTGGCGGAAAGGGAGATCACTTTAGAATGGGATCACGATCTTTATTTCTCTAAAGTTAATATCTACACAACAATCGGCTACGAATTACAAGAATACGAAATACTCTTTCATGATGGCATTACATGGCAATCACTGTATCACCTTAAAAACAACACACTCGCCACTAAAAGGCATGTTTTTCCATCGATTTACAAAACCCGAAAACTGATGATCAGGCCTTTAAGGGGCTCAGTAAGGCAACCTGGATACGCACGAATTAATGAAATAGAAGTATTCTAG
- a CDS encoding AraC family transcriptional regulator: MTKFILNEESSVTYSTEDYDVKDKFEYWREVVGKNILKMNCSPVSENVFEGNMRCSLIEDITIFEMHSHPLRFQRNKSSLGNVDIDSMIFTLTLSGRSSKSVNIKSFNTSLGDIGVLDGSREQQMLVEDDIQSLVLIIPKARFGHYIKNIEDYNTLVILANTLEGQLASSYIQTIAESIGQLDAINISSVIDNLIQLLVSSLPNKRYKFDFQNTVQKQHLKKIKSYIQHFSSDPGTNISSIAEKSGISTRYLHKLFKLDDLTVAKYLLKCRLENSRRLLIDASAKNISVTQIAHQSGFNDLAHFSKSFKKNFYLPPKEYRAENSVDTRRSNNLYCRNSDSQADNHG; the protein is encoded by the coding sequence ATGACTAAATTTATACTAAACGAGGAATCGAGTGTCACGTATTCAACGGAAGACTATGACGTCAAGGATAAGTTTGAATACTGGCGAGAGGTAGTGGGAAAAAATATTTTAAAAATGAACTGTTCACCGGTATCTGAAAATGTATTTGAAGGGAATATGAGGTGCTCTCTAATAGAAGACATTACGATATTTGAAATGCATTCTCATCCATTACGCTTCCAAAGAAACAAATCGTCTTTAGGTAATGTTGATATCGATTCAATGATATTCACTCTTACTTTAAGTGGTCGGTCAAGTAAATCAGTGAATATAAAAAGCTTTAATACGTCTTTAGGTGATATAGGCGTGCTTGATGGTAGTCGTGAACAGCAGATGCTCGTAGAGGATGATATTCAATCGTTGGTGTTGATTATTCCGAAAGCAAGATTTGGTCATTACATCAAAAATATTGAGGACTATAATACATTGGTGATATTGGCAAACACCCTAGAAGGACAATTGGCATCATCTTATATTCAAACCATTGCTGAATCGATAGGCCAGCTTGACGCAATCAATATTTCTTCTGTAATTGACAATCTAATACAGCTATTGGTTTCTTCGTTGCCGAATAAACGCTATAAGTTTGATTTTCAGAACACGGTACAAAAACAGCATTTAAAGAAAATTAAGTCCTATATCCAACATTTTTCAAGTGATCCCGGTACAAATATTTCTAGTATTGCAGAAAAAAGCGGTATCAGTACACGGTATCTTCATAAGTTGTTTAAACTAGATGACCTTACGGTTGCCAAATACCTACTAAAGTGTCGATTAGAAAATAGTCGTAGGCTACTGATTGATGCAAGCGCTAAGAATATTTCGGTGACACAAATCGCCCATCAAAGCGGCTTCAACGATTTAGCACACTTTAGTAAATCCTTTAAGAAAAACTTTTATCTTCCCCCTAAAGAATATCGTGCAGAAAATAGTGTCGATACACGGCGTTCTAATAATCTATATTGCCGTAATTCGGATTCTCAAGCAGATAACCATGGGTAA
- the pepF gene encoding oligoendopeptidase F codes for MRFKLISMAIAASLLLPLAVFANDEPATVEPKYTWDLTELYATNDAWQQARQHLLGSLKTIEAKKGTLSKSPKQLLAALDLIYTTDKEMGRIYSYASMMADEDLRVTDNQERDQLASITYAKFGESVSWLEPEILEIGEKKINKFFKKEPKLEIYRHMLENTLRSAPHTLDAEGEAMLSLFANPFTSPKSIYTLMANSDIPWPMVEMSDGKEYRIDSQGYGRWRQSADRADREKVFNAYWGKWKGYRSSVGAVLNSHIQNQVAMAKARNYDSVLQRELGQDNLPEVVYRNLVKEVNAALPTLHRYFKLRGKILGVEQMHYYDIYPPLVQLDKEFDYETSNQITLEAMSILGDDWVSRQREGMKKRWIHVHPQQGKRSGAYMNGSAYDIHPYMLLNHNNTYDALSTLAHEWGHAMHTLYAVEAQPYPTYDYATFIAEIPSTSLELILQSHMVKNAQTAQEKIFYLGSGLENMRGTFFRQTMFAEFELALYEAVERGEALTGEKISKMYGEILKRYHGHEEGVLLIDELYTNEWMFIPHFYYNMYVFQYATSMTAGTALYDKIANEGQQGVENYKNLLKAGGSDYPYNLLKKAGVDLATEAPFKAMVKRMNLIMDEMEVLLKELEQQP; via the coding sequence ATGCGCTTTAAACTGATTTCGATGGCGATAGCCGCATCGCTTCTATTGCCGTTGGCCGTTTTTGCAAACGACGAACCGGCAACGGTAGAACCAAAATATACTTGGGACCTCACCGAGCTTTACGCCACTAACGATGCTTGGCAGCAGGCACGACAACATCTATTGGGTAGCCTGAAAACCATTGAAGCGAAAAAAGGCACCCTCAGCAAAAGCCCCAAACAGCTACTGGCGGCATTAGATCTAATCTACACCACCGACAAAGAAATGGGCCGTATCTACAGCTACGCGAGCATGATGGCCGATGAAGACCTACGTGTTACCGATAATCAGGAGAGAGACCAGCTAGCCAGCATTACTTACGCCAAGTTTGGTGAATCGGTGTCGTGGTTAGAGCCGGAAATATTGGAAATCGGCGAAAAGAAAATAAACAAATTCTTTAAAAAAGAGCCGAAACTGGAAATCTACCGGCATATGCTCGAAAACACTTTAAGGTCTGCGCCCCATACGCTGGACGCAGAAGGCGAAGCGATGCTCTCTTTGTTCGCCAACCCGTTTACCTCGCCCAAAAGCATTTACACGCTCATGGCGAATTCCGATATCCCCTGGCCTATGGTTGAAATGAGCGATGGTAAAGAGTATCGCATCGACTCGCAGGGTTATGGCCGCTGGCGCCAGAGTGCCGACCGCGCCGACCGTGAAAAAGTGTTTAACGCCTATTGGGGCAAATGGAAAGGCTACCGCAGCAGTGTGGGAGCGGTACTGAACTCCCATATTCAAAATCAAGTGGCAATGGCCAAGGCGCGCAATTACGACAGCGTACTCCAGCGTGAATTAGGGCAAGACAACCTGCCCGAAGTGGTATACCGCAACCTAGTGAAAGAGGTTAACGCGGCCCTGCCCACGCTGCACCGCTATTTTAAATTGCGTGGCAAAATTCTTGGGGTGGAACAAATGCACTACTACGACATTTACCCGCCACTGGTGCAGTTGGACAAAGAATTCGATTACGAAACTTCCAACCAAATTACCCTAGAGGCCATGTCGATTCTTGGCGACGACTGGGTGAGCAGGCAGCGTGAAGGCATGAAAAAGCGCTGGATACACGTTCATCCACAACAGGGCAAACGCAGCGGCGCGTATATGAACGGCTCTGCCTACGACATTCACCCCTATATGTTGCTGAACCATAACAACACCTACGATGCGCTGTCTACTCTGGCCCACGAATGGGGTCATGCCATGCACACGCTCTACGCGGTAGAGGCACAACCCTACCCCACCTATGACTATGCCACCTTTATCGCCGAGATTCCGTCCACATCGCTGGAGTTAATTCTCCAAAGTCATATGGTTAAAAATGCCCAAACGGCTCAAGAGAAAATTTTCTATTTGGGCTCTGGCCTGGAAAACATGCGCGGCACCTTTTTCCGGCAAACCATGTTCGCCGAGTTTGAGTTGGCTTTGTATGAAGCCGTTGAACGCGGTGAGGCGCTTACTGGCGAGAAAATTTCTAAGATGTACGGCGAAATTTTAAAGCGCTATCACGGCCACGAAGAGGGTGTATTGCTGATTGACGAGCTGTACACAAACGAGTGGATGTTCATTCCTCACTTCTACTACAACATGTACGTATTCCAGTACGCCACCTCCATGACGGCCGGTACCGCGCTCTACGACAAAATTGCCAACGAAGGCCAGCAGGGTGTGGAAAACTACAAGAACCTACTTAAAGCTGGTGGCTCAGATTACCCCTACAATCTGCTGAAAAAGGCGGGTGTAGACCTCGCTACCGAGGCGCCCTTTAAGGCGATGGTGAAGCGTATGAATTTGATAATGGATGAAATGGAGGTGTTGCTAAAAGAGCTAGAGCAGCAGCCCTAA
- the atpG gene encoding F0F1 ATP synthase subunit gamma, with protein sequence MASGKEIRTKIGSIKNTQKITSAMEMVAASKMRRAQERMQTGKPYAQRIRNVVGHIANGNPEYKHLYLREREVKRVGYIVVSTDRGLCGGLNINLFKSVVMHSKAWADKDVGVDLCLVGAKGSAFFNSVGGNILASVRDMGEKPSVTALIGSVKVMLDAFAEGKIDRLYLAGNEFVNTMTQDPTVSQLLPLKPDKTSESHKHTWDYIYEPEAHDLLDGLMIRYMESQVYQAVVENGACEQAARMIAMKSATDNAGDLIDGLQLVYNKARQAAITQELSEIVSGAAAV encoded by the coding sequence ATGGCGAGCGGAAAAGAGATACGTACCAAAATAGGTAGTATCAAAAACACTCAAAAGATTACCAGTGCGATGGAAATGGTTGCGGCCTCCAAAATGCGTAGAGCACAGGAGCGTATGCAAACCGGTAAACCCTACGCCCAGCGCATTCGCAATGTGGTGGGTCATATCGCCAACGGCAATCCCGAGTACAAGCATTTGTACTTGAGAGAGCGCGAAGTTAAGCGTGTGGGCTACATTGTGGTTTCTACTGATCGTGGCCTTTGCGGTGGTTTGAACATTAACCTGTTCAAGTCGGTTGTGATGCACAGTAAAGCCTGGGCTGATAAAGATGTTGGCGTAGACCTGTGCCTTGTGGGCGCTAAAGGTTCTGCGTTCTTCAACAGTGTGGGTGGCAACATCCTCGCCAGTGTGCGTGATATGGGTGAAAAGCCTTCTGTTACGGCTCTTATCGGTAGCGTTAAGGTTATGCTCGATGCATTTGCCGAAGGCAAAATCGACCGTCTATATCTAGCCGGGAATGAGTTCGTGAATACCATGACTCAAGATCCAACAGTCAGTCAGCTGTTGCCATTAAAGCCAGACAAAACCAGTGAAAGCCACAAGCATACCTGGGATTACATCTACGAGCCTGAAGCGCACGATTTACTCGATGGCCTAATGATTCGATACATGGAATCTCAGGTGTATCAGGCTGTTGTCGAAAACGGCGCTTGCGAGCAAGCCGCACGAATGATTGCGATGAAAAGTGCAACCGACAACGCTGGCGATTTGATTGACGGCCTGCAACTGGTTTACAACAAAGCTCGGCAGGCAGCGATTACTCAGGAATTGTCTGAAATTGTGAGTGGTGCAGCAGCGGTTTAG
- the atpD gene encoding F0F1 ATP synthase subunit beta: MSSGRIVQIIGAVIDVEFPRDSVPGIYDALSVEGKGLTLEVQQQLGDGIVRCIAMGGSEGISRGLAVSNTGSPVSVPVGTETLGRIMDVLGNPIDERGEIGEQTRMPIHRKAPAYDELSATNELLETGVKVIDLVCPFAKGGKVGLFGGAGVGKTVNMMELINNIALEHSGLSVFAGVGERTREGNDFYHEMQESGVVNIENPAESKVAMVYGQMNEPPGNRLRVALTGLTMAEKFRDEGKDVLFFVDNIYRYTLAGTEVSALLGRMPSAVGYQPTLAEEMGVLQERITSTKTGSITSVQAVYVPADDLTDPSPATTFAHLDSTVVLSRDIASKGIYPAIDPLDSSSRQLDPLVIGQDHYDVARGVQTVLQRYKELKDIIAILGMDELSEEDKQTVSRARKIERFLSQPFHVAEVFTGSPGKYVSLKDTIAGFKGLLAGDYDALPEQAFYMVGKIDEAVEKAAKIAEKAA, from the coding sequence ATGAGTAGCGGACGTATCGTACAAATCATCGGCGCGGTAATTGACGTGGAATTCCCGCGTGATTCCGTACCCGGTATTTACGACGCACTGTCAGTCGAAGGCAAGGGCCTTACACTGGAAGTGCAGCAGCAATTGGGTGACGGCATTGTTCGTTGTATCGCCATGGGTGGTTCCGAGGGCATCAGCCGAGGTTTGGCCGTATCGAACACCGGCTCCCCTGTATCTGTACCTGTTGGTACCGAAACACTGGGCCGCATTATGGACGTGTTGGGTAACCCTATTGATGAACGCGGCGAAATTGGCGAGCAAACTCGTATGCCTATTCACCGTAAAGCACCTGCCTACGACGAACTTTCTGCCACTAATGAGCTACTGGAAACAGGCGTAAAGGTCATCGACCTGGTATGTCCGTTTGCCAAGGGCGGTAAAGTGGGTCTGTTTGGTGGTGCCGGTGTTGGTAAAACCGTCAACATGATGGAACTGATTAACAACATCGCACTGGAGCACTCTGGCCTGTCAGTTTTCGCCGGTGTAGGTGAGCGTACTCGTGAGGGTAATGACTTCTATCACGAAATGCAGGAATCCGGTGTTGTAAACATTGAGAACCCAGCAGAATCTAAAGTGGCCATGGTATACGGCCAGATGAACGAGCCGCCCGGTAACCGACTGCGTGTTGCACTCACCGGTTTGACCATGGCCGAAAAATTTCGTGACGAAGGTAAAGACGTACTTTTCTTTGTTGATAACATCTATCGATACACCCTTGCGGGTACCGAAGTGTCGGCACTGCTGGGCCGCATGCCTTCTGCGGTGGGTTATCAGCCTACACTGGCAGAAGAAATGGGTGTTCTTCAGGAACGTATTACGTCTACTAAGACTGGCTCCATTACCTCTGTTCAGGCCGTATACGTACCCGCGGATGACTTGACCGACCCGTCGCCTGCCACCACCTTCGCCCACCTCGACTCTACCGTTGTACTGAGCCGTGATATTGCGTCAAAAGGTATTTACCCTGCAATCGACCCATTGGATTCGTCTTCTCGTCAGCTAGATCCTTTGGTCATCGGCCAGGATCACTATGACGTTGCACGTGGTGTACAGACAGTGCTTCAGCGCTATAAAGAGCTGAAAGACATTATCGCCATTTTGGGTATGGACGAGCTGTCTGAAGAAGACAAGCAGACTGTATCCCGTGCGCGTAAGATCGAACGCTTTCTGTCACAGCCATTCCACGTTGCCGAAGTCTTCACCGGTTCGCCGGGTAAGTATGTATCCTTGAAAGATACCATTGCTGGCTTTAAAGGTCTGCTGGCCGGCGATTACGATGCTCTTCCAGAGCAGGCGTTCTACATGGTTGGCAAAATCGACGAAGCTGTAGAGAAAGCCGCTAAAATTGCTGAAAAAGCCGCGTAA
- a CDS encoding helix-turn-helix transcriptional regulator, which yields MLPTITSYTGKKCTPKVDNVSNSDIELQLVGAKTLSELHNACSLVREKNGFDIFTIMLRGNATKNHSSLFMSREYHFGFTDHYLKSKYYLCDPGIRLANETKQPLIWSSEYYFRSLRNDLSTSEGSVLSDAIDFGMRGVCIFPFFGPHGITGLLRFSNDHYLDIYSEKLSVRPVIQELARFSEFLFVALVRILGIFSSDSHPLSTREKDVLSYIAFGKQPIAVAEILRISEHTVTNHLRTIRSKLSARNTAHAVAKAVWLNEIQPF from the coding sequence ATGTTACCCACAATTACGAGTTACACTGGAAAAAAGTGTACGCCAAAAGTAGACAATGTTTCCAACTCTGATATTGAACTTCAATTGGTCGGTGCGAAAACGTTAAGCGAGTTGCATAATGCTTGTAGTTTAGTGCGTGAAAAGAATGGCTTTGATATATTTACGATAATGTTGCGAGGTAACGCGACAAAAAATCATTCATCGCTATTTATGAGTAGAGAATATCATTTTGGTTTCACTGATCACTATTTGAAGAGTAAATACTATTTGTGTGATCCCGGTATTCGACTCGCAAATGAAACTAAACAACCCTTAATATGGTCTAGCGAATATTATTTCCGTTCATTACGTAACGATCTTTCTACAAGCGAAGGCTCTGTTTTGTCAGACGCTATTGACTTTGGCATGAGAGGTGTTTGTATATTTCCGTTTTTTGGCCCCCATGGCATTACCGGCCTACTGCGATTTTCCAATGATCACTATTTGGATATATACAGTGAAAAATTGTCGGTAAGACCTGTAATTCAAGAACTCGCCCGGTTTTCTGAATTCCTATTTGTGGCGCTCGTTCGAATATTGGGTATTTTTAGCAGCGATAGCCATCCCCTAAGCACCCGAGAAAAAGACGTTCTTTCCTATATAGCTTTCGGGAAACAACCCATAGCTGTTGCAGAAATATTGAGAATATCCGAGCATACGGTAACTAATCATTTGAGAACAATTCGAAGTAAACTCAGCGCACGAAATACGGCACACGCGGTGGCAAAAGCGGTATGGTTGAACGAAATACAGCCTTTCTAA
- a CDS encoding LamG domain-containing protein, translating to MKTPFRLGLPTIALFSALLSLDAFAINWSSQIINGNEFPVISRLKSAGGVCLPYERRTKARAPIDIETKGANKNWTPWIEGRFTAPNGWTIDDLDLVTLSAANTRLHEGPWNVNNGQKTLITSEFKTVENRVTDYIFSLDLEGKYKNKGAKFEAELISKFHKLVESYQSLAVAMESTDDVVWHRARVRNNGVLKANVRSWWRGHISVTEVCLPPEITSAPALESTLKSWTIAVVDDFEEEYAQSKKPIANWTFENYSAADVTGNGNNGTWVNYNYYPTGSGAIGTAAYTGNAGNSNGKGYVKIANTGKLNNLAQFTLAAWVYPTSNTTGDILAKVNPNRDFLLQINNSGQLSVHHAQGSTYYTCTSSSSVPTNAWTHVAATWENYYSGGYWRLYVNGQYDNTCSASTTPKWTGNNISIGSLQYGSQVFNGRIDEVNVFDYKMSTSEVNALFKKR from the coding sequence ATGAAAACACCATTCAGGTTAGGGCTGCCAACAATAGCGCTATTTTCTGCCTTACTTTCGCTCGATGCATTCGCTATTAATTGGAGCTCGCAGATAATTAATGGGAACGAATTTCCTGTAATCTCTCGCCTTAAAAGCGCTGGCGGCGTCTGTTTGCCCTATGAGCGCCGAACGAAGGCACGGGCGCCAATTGATATTGAAACAAAGGGCGCAAATAAAAATTGGACGCCATGGATCGAAGGCCGGTTTACTGCGCCAAATGGTTGGACAATCGATGATCTTGATCTTGTAACACTGTCAGCGGCAAATACCCGTTTACACGAAGGTCCGTGGAATGTGAATAATGGCCAGAAAACGCTTATAACAAGCGAATTTAAAACCGTAGAAAATAGAGTAACTGACTACATTTTTAGTTTAGACCTGGAAGGAAAATATAAGAATAAAGGCGCTAAATTTGAGGCTGAGCTAATTTCAAAATTTCATAAACTAGTTGAATCGTACCAATCGCTAGCTGTTGCCATGGAAAGTACAGATGACGTTGTTTGGCATCGTGCAAGAGTACGTAATAATGGCGTTTTAAAAGCAAACGTTCGGTCATGGTGGCGCGGACACATAAGTGTCACAGAAGTCTGTCTGCCCCCTGAAATCACCAGTGCGCCCGCACTGGAAAGCACACTGAAGAGCTGGACAATTGCTGTTGTAGATGACTTTGAAGAAGAATACGCACAGTCGAAAAAACCGATCGCGAATTGGACTTTTGAGAATTACAGCGCGGCAGACGTGACTGGAAATGGTAACAACGGTACATGGGTAAACTATAACTATTATCCAACTGGGTCCGGCGCAATTGGTACAGCGGCCTATACCGGTAACGCAGGCAACTCAAACGGTAAAGGCTATGTAAAAATAGCAAACACCGGAAAACTCAATAATTTGGCACAATTTACATTAGCCGCCTGGGTGTACCCTACATCCAATACTACCGGTGACATACTGGCTAAAGTGAACCCCAATAGAGATTTTCTTCTGCAAATTAATAATTCTGGTCAGCTAAGCGTACACCACGCACAAGGCTCAACCTACTATACATGTACTAGTTCTTCCAGCGTGCCTACAAATGCCTGGACACACGTAGCTGCAACCTGGGAAAACTACTACAGCGGTGGATATTGGAGATTGTATGTTAACGGGCAGTACGACAATACCTGTAGTGCAAGCACTACCCCCAAATGGACCGGAAATAATATTAGTATTGGATCCTTACAGTACGGTAGCCAAGTATTTAATGGACGAATCGACGAAGTAAATGTGTTTGATTATAAGATGAGTACCAGTGAAGTGAATGCGTTATTCAAGAAGCGTTGA